Proteins from one Geomonas agri genomic window:
- a CDS encoding efflux RND transporter permease subunit, with protein sequence MNNLGFAGKIARAFIDSKLTPLIVAASLLIGLYSVIATPREEEPQIVVPMVDIYLPMPGSSPKEVEERVVTTFEKKIWEINGVEYIYSASRQGMGIITVRFLVGENMEESLVKLYNKVMSNRNLLPPGAGEPLVVSKSIDDVPILSLTLWSDRYDHNALRRVARELCDDLQKVENVAHSEIKGGLSRELKVQLDPARLASYGLTPLAVMGALEKANVSQRAGTFASGNREYSLEAGGFISNPADAGRLVVSVKDGRPVYLSDVATVTDGVQEPKDYVFFGLGPAAAHKDLKGGGGDYPAVTIAIAKRKGANATWVAEDLLKRVEFQKGKLIPSEMQVTVTRNYGETAKDKNNELLFHMFLAAISVTILIAVFMGWRAGAVAAIAIPVTLALTMFIFNRIGYTLNRITLFALIFSIGILVDDAIVVVENIHRYFTTTTFKPLEAAVRAVDEIGNPTMLATLAVIASILPMGFVGGLMGPYMRPIPVGASMAMVFSLLIALIVTPYFAYRFMKGESHYGSEAAPEETWMTRFYRRMMGRLLHDAKVRHGFLAMVVILLLLSCSLIYFKAVTVKMLPFDNKSELQLIVDAPEGTTLEENARMVAELGDALRKVPEVTDFQSYVGTSSPFNFNGLVRHYYLRQGPSVAEIQVNLVSKDERSSQSHDIAKRIRPTLMAITDRYGARLKVAEIPPGPPVLSTLVAEVYGPDQQSRVDIARKIRDIFKQTPGVVDVDWYQEDDQPTLRFEVDREKAALSGVDAAQVVQTLKLAVGGTDVGLMHVPQEKEPIRINLRLPVGSRSDVSSLSSIYVAGSKGNVPLSELVRVVRGVEEKSLYRKNMKSVVYVIGDVAGKIEAPVYAILKMHKDIDNIPLPGGYHIEQRAATQPWSEERPGIKWDGEWHITYEVFRDLGAAFAAVMVLIYVLVVAWFRDFTTPLVIMAPIPLTLIGILPGHAIMGAFFTATSMIGFIALAGIIVRNSIILIDFAELRRREGMALDEAIIDAGAVRFRPMLLTAAAVVVGSFVILFDPIFQGLALAMMCGEIASTTLSRITIPILYFMVQSWKEKHKKPVEVTP encoded by the coding sequence ATGAACAACCTCGGCTTCGCGGGGAAGATAGCCCGCGCTTTCATAGATTCCAAGCTGACGCCGCTCATCGTGGCGGCTTCGCTCTTGATCGGGCTCTACTCCGTCATCGCGACGCCGCGCGAGGAGGAGCCCCAGATCGTGGTCCCCATGGTGGACATCTACCTCCCCATGCCCGGCTCATCCCCGAAGGAGGTCGAAGAGCGGGTGGTGACCACCTTCGAGAAGAAGATCTGGGAGATCAACGGCGTCGAGTACATCTACTCCGCCAGCCGCCAGGGGATGGGTATTATCACGGTCCGCTTCCTGGTCGGCGAGAACATGGAAGAGTCCCTGGTCAAGCTCTACAACAAGGTGATGAGCAACCGCAACCTCCTCCCTCCCGGTGCGGGCGAGCCGCTGGTGGTCTCGAAGTCCATCGACGACGTCCCCATCCTCTCGCTCACCCTCTGGTCGGACCGCTACGACCACAACGCCCTGCGCCGCGTGGCACGTGAGCTGTGCGACGACCTGCAGAAGGTGGAGAACGTCGCCCACTCCGAGATCAAGGGGGGACTGTCGCGCGAGTTGAAGGTGCAGCTCGACCCGGCCCGGCTCGCCTCCTACGGACTCACGCCGCTGGCGGTGATGGGGGCGCTGGAGAAGGCCAACGTATCGCAGCGCGCCGGCACCTTCGCCTCGGGTAACCGCGAGTACAGCCTGGAAGCCGGCGGCTTCATCTCCAATCCCGCCGATGCTGGGCGGCTCGTAGTGAGCGTCAAGGATGGCCGTCCGGTTTACCTTTCCGATGTCGCCACGGTGACCGACGGGGTGCAGGAACCAAAGGACTACGTTTTCTTCGGCCTTGGGCCCGCAGCGGCGCACAAGGACCTGAAGGGGGGTGGCGGCGACTATCCGGCGGTCACCATCGCCATCGCCAAGCGCAAGGGGGCCAACGCCACCTGGGTAGCCGAGGACCTCCTGAAGCGGGTCGAGTTCCAGAAAGGGAAACTGATTCCCTCGGAGATGCAGGTTACCGTCACCAGGAACTACGGTGAAACCGCCAAGGACAAGAACAACGAGCTGTTGTTCCACATGTTCCTGGCGGCCATCTCGGTCACCATCCTGATCGCGGTATTCATGGGGTGGCGCGCCGGCGCGGTAGCTGCCATCGCGATTCCGGTGACGCTGGCGCTCACCATGTTCATCTTCAACCGGATCGGCTACACGCTGAACCGGATCACGCTGTTCGCACTGATCTTCTCCATCGGCATTCTCGTGGACGACGCCATCGTGGTGGTGGAGAACATCCACCGCTACTTCACCACGACCACCTTCAAGCCGCTGGAGGCGGCGGTCCGGGCGGTAGACGAGATCGGCAACCCCACCATGCTGGCTACCCTCGCGGTCATTGCCTCGATCCTCCCGATGGGCTTCGTCGGCGGTCTCATGGGTCCGTACATGCGTCCCATCCCGGTCGGCGCCTCGATGGCCATGGTCTTCTCGCTCCTGATCGCGTTGATCGTCACCCCCTACTTCGCCTACCGGTTCATGAAGGGGGAGTCGCACTACGGTAGCGAGGCCGCTCCTGAAGAAACGTGGATGACCCGCTTCTACCGGCGCATGATGGGGCGACTTTTACACGATGCCAAGGTGCGCCACGGCTTCCTGGCCATGGTGGTCATCCTGCTGCTCCTATCCTGCTCGCTGATCTACTTCAAGGCCGTAACCGTCAAGATGCTCCCCTTCGACAACAAGAGCGAGTTGCAGCTGATCGTCGACGCGCCGGAGGGGACTACGCTGGAGGAGAATGCGCGCATGGTGGCCGAGCTCGGCGACGCGCTCAGGAAGGTGCCCGAGGTGACCGACTTCCAGAGTTACGTCGGCACCAGTTCCCCCTTCAACTTCAACGGGCTTGTGCGTCACTACTACCTGCGCCAGGGGCCGAGCGTTGCCGAGATCCAGGTCAACCTGGTGAGCAAGGACGAGCGCAGCAGCCAGTCCCACGACATTGCCAAGAGGATCCGCCCCACGCTGATGGCGATCACCGACCGCTATGGCGCGCGGCTCAAGGTGGCGGAGATCCCGCCGGGACCGCCGGTCCTCTCCACCCTGGTGGCGGAGGTTTATGGCCCGGACCAGCAAAGCCGCGTGGACATCGCGAGGAAGATACGAGACATCTTCAAGCAGACGCCGGGCGTGGTCGATGTGGACTGGTACCAGGAGGACGATCAGCCCACGCTGCGCTTCGAGGTGGACCGTGAGAAGGCGGCGCTTTCCGGCGTCGACGCTGCGCAAGTGGTGCAGACCCTGAAACTGGCGGTGGGGGGAACGGACGTCGGGCTCATGCACGTGCCGCAAGAGAAGGAGCCGATCCGGATCAACCTGCGCCTGCCGGTCGGTTCGCGCAGCGACGTCTCCTCGCTCTCCTCGATCTACGTGGCCGGGAGCAAGGGGAACGTGCCGCTTTCCGAGCTGGTGCGCGTGGTGCGCGGTGTAGAGGAGAAATCGCTCTACCGCAAGAACATGAAGAGCGTGGTCTACGTCATCGGCGACGTCGCCGGCAAGATCGAGGCACCGGTCTACGCTATCCTGAAGATGCACAAGGATATCGACAACATCCCGCTTCCCGGCGGTTATCATATCGAGCAGCGGGCGGCGACCCAGCCCTGGAGCGAGGAGCGCCCCGGCATCAAGTGGGACGGCGAATGGCACATCACCTACGAGGTGTTCCGCGACCTGGGCGCCGCCTTCGCGGCGGTCATGGTGCTCATCTACGTGCTGGTTGTGGCCTGGTTCCGCGACTTCACCACGCCGCTGGTGATCATGGCGCCCATCCCGCTCACCCTGATCGGCATCCTGCCGGGGCACGCCATTATGGGGGCTTTCTTCACGGCCACCAGTATGATAGGCTTCATCGCCCTGGCGGGGATCATCGTCAGGAACTCGATCATCCTGATTGACTTCGCCGAGTTGCGGCGCCGGGAAGGAATGGCGCTTGACGAGGCGATCATCGACGCCGGTGCGGTCCGTTTCCGTCCCATGCTGCTCACCGCGGCGGCGGTCGTGGTCGGGAGCTTCGTGATCCTGTTCGATCCCATCTTCCAGGGGCTCGCGCTGGCCATGATGTGCGGCGAGATCGCCTCCACCACGCTTTCCAGGATCACGATCCCGATCCTGTACTTCATGGTGCAGTCGTGGAAGGAGAAACATAAGAAGCCGGTTGAGGTAACGCCTTAA